One genomic window of Aquisalimonas sp. 2447 includes the following:
- a CDS encoding LacI family DNA-binding transcriptional regulator codes for MIRSIKSGRAIGSSSPTVLEVAKIAGVSVSTVSRILNGTARVSEAKRQAVEDAISALDFEPNALAQSLKRGRSMTVGVLTQDVSSAYFTETLKGVESALTGTGYAPLIASGHWNAAEESHRVRLLIARRVDGIIILSGNLTEEQIGEYSRQVPVAATGHTVNAPRAWAVELDNERGGYLATRHLLDLNHRQIAHVQGPEQHRDAVQRLAGYHRALSEAGIEADPRLVVEGDFYETSGVLAATELLNRGTPFTAIFAANDQMAYGIRLALSRRGIRVPEDISLIGFDDLPGSTYTTPPLTTVRQPLFDVGRLAARNLLHIIEGEAVESYTPEVELMVRETTRRLR; via the coding sequence TTGATAAGGTCAATCAAGTCCGGTCGCGCCATCGGCTCCTCGTCACCAACCGTGCTGGAAGTGGCGAAAATAGCCGGCGTCTCTGTCAGCACCGTGTCGCGGATTCTCAACGGCACGGCGCGGGTGTCGGAGGCCAAGCGCCAGGCGGTGGAGGACGCCATCTCCGCCCTGGATTTCGAGCCGAACGCGCTGGCGCAGAGCCTCAAGCGAGGCCGTTCCATGACCGTGGGCGTGCTCACGCAGGACGTAAGTAGCGCCTACTTTACCGAGACCCTGAAGGGCGTCGAAAGCGCATTGACCGGCACCGGTTACGCCCCGCTGATTGCCAGTGGGCACTGGAATGCGGCAGAGGAGTCCCACCGGGTTCGCCTGCTCATCGCACGTCGCGTGGATGGCATCATCATTCTCAGTGGGAATCTCACCGAGGAACAGATCGGGGAGTATTCCCGGCAGGTTCCGGTGGCGGCCACTGGGCACACCGTGAATGCCCCGCGCGCCTGGGCCGTGGAACTGGACAATGAGCGCGGAGGGTACCTTGCAACCCGACATCTCCTGGATCTAAACCACCGGCAGATCGCCCACGTTCAGGGCCCGGAACAGCACCGCGACGCAGTGCAACGGCTGGCGGGCTATCACCGCGCACTGTCGGAAGCCGGCATCGAGGCCGACCCGCGCCTGGTGGTGGAGGGCGACTTCTATGAGACCAGCGGGGTACTCGCAGCCACGGAACTGCTGAACCGCGGCACACCGTTTACCGCGATCTTCGCCGCCAACGATCAGATGGCATACGGCATCCGTCTTGCCCTGAGCCGGAGGGGAATTCGCGTTCCGGAAGACATCTCCCTGATCGGCTTTGACGATCTGCCCGGCTCCACCTATACGACCCCGCCGCTGACCACCGTTCGCCAGCCGCTCTTTGACGTGGGCCGCCTGGCAGCGCGGAACCTGCTGCACATCATCGAGGGGGAAGCAGTGGAATCCTACACGCCAGAGGTCGAGCTCATGGTTCGGGAGACCACCCGCAGATTGCGCTAG
- a CDS encoding metallophosphoesterase, whose product MSTPGRHCPLHYRTDPAALAGRTDVVAETVYVIGGMYGNTAALDAVLRLAAAEEEQGRPAPTLVFNGDFNWFNVDDQTFDRINTEVLRHVALQGNVEAELGSPDGEAGCGCAYPEWVDDATVARSNAIMQRLQGAATRAPGHAEAVSRLPRQIVADVGGVRTGIIHGDPESLAGWGLAVENMPAPGETPAVIADWFRRAQVDVFACSHTCLPFIQRFPVDGRARMVINNGSAGMPNFRGDRRGVVTRIGSTPCPEENRLYGAELNGVFCDAMAVPWASEAWDAWFRRTWPSGSPAAASYADRLQHGPMHGFRDAWRIDSGDVPA is encoded by the coding sequence ATGAGCACCCCGGGTCGCCACTGTCCGCTGCATTACCGCACTGACCCTGCCGCCCTTGCGGGCAGGACCGATGTCGTTGCCGAGACCGTCTACGTGATCGGTGGCATGTACGGCAATACGGCGGCGCTGGACGCTGTGCTGCGGCTGGCGGCCGCCGAGGAAGAGCAGGGAAGACCAGCGCCCACGCTGGTGTTCAACGGCGACTTCAACTGGTTCAACGTCGACGACCAGACGTTTGATCGCATTAACACCGAAGTCCTCCGGCACGTTGCCCTCCAGGGCAATGTCGAGGCAGAACTCGGCTCACCCGACGGCGAGGCCGGCTGTGGGTGCGCGTATCCGGAATGGGTGGATGACGCCACGGTGGCCCGCTCCAACGCCATCATGCAGCGCCTGCAGGGTGCAGCAACTCGGGCTCCTGGCCATGCGGAAGCCGTATCGCGATTGCCCCGCCAGATAGTGGCTGACGTCGGCGGCGTTCGTACAGGCATCATTCACGGTGACCCGGAGTCCCTGGCGGGGTGGGGGCTCGCGGTGGAGAACATGCCTGCTCCCGGAGAGACGCCAGCCGTGATTGCCGACTGGTTCCGGCGCGCGCAGGTGGATGTGTTTGCCTGCAGTCACACCTGCCTGCCTTTCATTCAGCGGTTCCCGGTGGATGGGCGCGCCCGGATGGTCATCAACAACGGGTCGGCGGGCATGCCGAATTTCCGCGGCGATCGCCGCGGCGTGGTCACTCGCATCGGCAGTACGCCGTGCCCGGAAGAAAACCGTCTGTACGGGGCCGAGCTCAACGGCGTCTTCTGTGACGCGATGGCTGTGCCCTGGGCATCGGAGGCATGGGATGCGTGGTTCCGTCGCACCTGGCCTTCGGGCAGCCCGGCCGCAGCGTCCTACGCCGATCGCCTCCAGCACGGGCCCATGCACGGGTTCCGGGACGCATGGCGTATCGATTCCGGGGACGTGCCCGCCTAG
- a CDS encoding sodium:proline symporter → MTSLNLTALTAILVLLAAASVALAPKVRTADGFFRGWTDTGEPPGVLTLTLSQVTTWIFARSLLNAGILGYFFGIAGVLAYTAYYGSFLTGWLITDRLRFRHGAPSVQAFLFQRFGRVGTWCFNLLISLRLLSEVFANLLVIGIVFSAAGEQLSTVAIIAVAGVTLAYSAFGGLRASLRTDALQMVLLAGALLLLLGLVLVHPQFSTTAVVVSSPEITSPGWILLAVALLQVLSYPLHDPVMMDRGFIADRRTTRRSFLHAFWLSSLCILAFGLLGVFAGLNAGGEGEFLKSLESLLGGSAMLVLAVALVLSAASTMDSVYSSTAKLAVVDMGLGRHSPGAGRLAMVLTALGGLVLVLVGTDDLFAAVAVSGTASLFLAPVIVFSILKGCEVARWSLLVAFALAMAGSGLYFLEDSGYIDWIGFLTGLEHSYSKLLVVTVAILAGGMAAFALGQRPAGKAASGGTA, encoded by the coding sequence TTGACCAGTCTCAATCTGACGGCACTGACCGCAATCCTTGTGCTTCTCGCTGCCGCCAGCGTGGCCCTCGCACCAAAGGTGCGCACGGCAGACGGCTTTTTCCGCGGCTGGACGGATACCGGTGAACCGCCGGGCGTGCTGACACTCACCCTCTCCCAGGTCACCACCTGGATTTTCGCGCGTTCGCTGCTCAACGCCGGCATCCTCGGCTACTTTTTCGGCATTGCCGGGGTGCTCGCCTATACGGCCTACTACGGCTCGTTTCTCACCGGCTGGCTGATCACCGACCGGCTGCGTTTCCGCCACGGGGCACCGAGTGTCCAGGCGTTTCTGTTCCAGCGCTTCGGGCGGGTCGGTACCTGGTGCTTCAACCTGCTGATCAGCCTGCGGCTGCTGAGCGAAGTATTTGCCAACCTGCTGGTCATTGGCATTGTCTTCTCTGCCGCCGGCGAGCAGTTGAGCACGGTTGCCATCATCGCGGTGGCGGGCGTGACACTGGCGTATTCAGCATTCGGCGGGTTGCGCGCGTCCCTGCGCACGGATGCCCTGCAGATGGTACTTCTGGCCGGTGCCCTGTTGTTGTTGCTGGGACTGGTGCTGGTGCACCCCCAGTTCAGCACCACCGCCGTGGTGGTCAGCAGCCCGGAGATCACCAGTCCCGGATGGATCCTGCTGGCGGTGGCGCTGCTGCAGGTCCTGAGCTATCCGCTGCACGATCCCGTGATGATGGACCGGGGTTTCATCGCCGACCGGCGCACCACGCGTCGAAGCTTCCTGCATGCGTTCTGGCTGTCTTCCCTGTGCATTCTCGCCTTCGGGCTGCTGGGCGTGTTCGCCGGGCTGAACGCCGGGGGCGAGGGCGAGTTCCTCAAGTCGCTGGAGTCGTTGCTGGGTGGTTCGGCCATGCTGGTGCTGGCGGTGGCTCTGGTTCTCTCCGCCGCGTCCACCATGGACTCCGTGTATTCCAGCACGGCCAAGCTCGCCGTAGTGGACATGGGGCTGGGGAGACACTCCCCGGGTGCCGGTCGCCTGGCGATGGTCCTCACCGCACTGGGCGGCCTGGTGCTGGTGCTGGTGGGCACGGACGATCTGTTTGCCGCGGTGGCCGTGAGCGGCACCGCATCGCTGTTCCTGGCCCCGGTGATTGTCTTCTCCATCCTGAAGGGGTGCGAAGTTGCCCGCTGGAGCCTGCTGGTGGCGTTTGCGCTGGCCATGGCGGGGTCCGGCCTCTATTTTCTCGAGGATTCGGGATACATCGACTGGATCGGCTTCTTGACGGGGCTGGAGCACAGTTACAGCAAGCTGCTGGTGGTAACGGTGGCAATCCTTGCGGGCGGCATGGCCGCCTTTGCGCTGGGGCAGCGGCCCGCCGGCAAAGCAGCGAGCGGAGGCACAGCATGA
- a CDS encoding CBS domain-containing protein, with the protein MLVKDIMRTEVVTIRATASIREAMQTMRTHKVKSLVVDKRDNHDAYGIITYTTILRTIVAEEGDIDLINVYDVCTKPVITVHAEMDVRHVARLMVNQRFRRVVVLRDSELQGIVTRNDIVTPILEMAEK; encoded by the coding sequence ATGCTAGTCAAGGACATCATGCGGACTGAGGTGGTCACCATCCGGGCGACTGCCAGCATCCGTGAAGCCATGCAGACAATGCGTACACACAAGGTGAAGTCCCTGGTGGTGGACAAGAGGGACAACCATGACGCCTACGGCATCATCACTTACACCACCATCCTGCGGACCATCGTCGCCGAAGAGGGTGACATCGATCTGATCAACGTCTATGACGTGTGCACCAAGCCAGTGATTACCGTCCACGCCGAAATGGATGTCCGCCATGTGGCCCGGCTCATGGTTAATCAGCGGTTCCGGCGGGTGGTGGTGCTGCGGGACAGCGAACTCCAGGGCATCGTGACCCGAAACGATATTGTCACGCCCATCCTGGAGATGGCCGAGAAGTAG
- a CDS encoding P-II family nitrogen regulator codes for MKFAALVAILAEDLEEQAIDSAKKAGAGGVTILDARGIGTKEKKTFFGLTYEGSQSVLLFVLEKKLSVRVLKQMTRDLDLNSHSKGVVFTLPLEHIAGIDMQQLEKFESQIRDDI; via the coding sequence ATGAAATTCGCGGCACTGGTGGCCATCCTGGCCGAGGATCTGGAAGAGCAGGCCATCGACTCTGCCAAGAAGGCGGGGGCCGGTGGCGTCACCATTCTCGATGCGCGGGGCATTGGCACCAAGGAGAAGAAGACCTTCTTCGGGCTGACCTATGAGGGCAGCCAGTCGGTGCTGCTGTTCGTGCTGGAGAAGAAGCTCTCGGTCCGAGTGCTCAAGCAGATGACCCGGGACCTGGATCTGAACTCCCACAGCAAGGGCGTGGTGTTCACGCTACCGCTGGAGCATATCGCCGGCATCGACATGCAGCAGCTGGAAAAATTCGAATCCCAGATCCGGGATGACATCTGA
- a CDS encoding DUF1538 domain-containing protein, whose translation MNQLREFYGILKHAFRNLLPIIAVVSFFQFAVMQEVPDGLLSMVIGLGIVVLGVALFLQGLELGIFPIGKNLSNQLAKRGSLVLLMLFGFSLGFAAVIAEPALIAVAEQAEVISEGRVNAFTLRLLVATSVGAVVGLGIVRIILGHSLHWYMIAGYLLVVFVTFFAPEEIVGLAYDSGGVTTNIVTVPLIAALGIGLAVSIRGRTALMHGFGLVALAVMVPMISVQLYGIMVYTFGETGDVAANGVPMDAETEGVADPVAGSLALGMVTDLLVMIRDVLPIIAVVLVFQYLVLRKHIAHLHKVIVGFALVIVGLYAFVVGLKLGLFPIGESMAAQLIGRDQILFVYLFAFCIGFATTMAEPALIAIGEKAEEAAKGQLKGNVIRLLVALGVAIGITIGVHRIITGDSIHYYIMGGYAVVILLTWLSPKYIVALAFDLGGVTTSEVTVPLVTALGIGLATHIEGRSVLIDGFGLIAFASIFPIITVMLYAISVELVAKARGGAT comes from the coding sequence GTGAATCAGCTCCGGGAATTCTACGGCATCCTCAAGCATGCGTTCCGCAACCTCCTGCCGATTATCGCGGTGGTGAGCTTCTTCCAGTTCGCGGTGATGCAGGAGGTGCCTGACGGCCTGCTGTCCATGGTGATTGGCCTGGGTATCGTGGTGCTGGGCGTGGCGCTGTTCCTCCAGGGGCTGGAACTGGGCATCTTTCCCATTGGCAAGAACCTCTCCAACCAGCTTGCCAAGCGCGGTTCGCTGGTGTTGCTGATGCTGTTCGGGTTCTCCCTGGGGTTTGCCGCAGTAATTGCCGAGCCAGCGCTGATTGCGGTGGCAGAACAGGCGGAGGTGATCAGCGAAGGGCGTGTCAACGCATTCACCCTGCGGTTGCTGGTGGCCACCTCCGTGGGCGCGGTGGTGGGGCTCGGTATCGTGCGCATCATCCTCGGCCACAGCCTGCACTGGTACATGATTGCCGGTTACCTGCTGGTGGTGTTCGTCACTTTCTTCGCGCCGGAGGAGATCGTTGGCCTGGCCTACGACTCCGGGGGCGTGACCACCAACATTGTCACCGTGCCATTGATCGCCGCTCTGGGTATCGGGCTGGCTGTCTCGATTCGTGGCCGCACTGCACTCATGCATGGCTTCGGCCTGGTGGCGCTGGCGGTGATGGTGCCCATGATCTCGGTGCAGCTCTACGGCATCATGGTCTACACCTTCGGCGAGACCGGGGATGTTGCCGCCAACGGCGTGCCGATGGATGCCGAAACGGAGGGTGTTGCGGACCCGGTGGCCGGCAGTCTGGCCCTGGGCATGGTGACGGATCTGCTGGTGATGATCCGGGATGTGTTGCCCATCATCGCCGTGGTACTGGTGTTTCAGTACCTAGTGCTGCGCAAACACATCGCCCACCTGCATAAGGTGATCGTGGGTTTCGCACTGGTGATCGTCGGTCTGTACGCCTTCGTCGTGGGGCTCAAGCTCGGCCTGTTCCCTATCGGTGAGAGTATGGCCGCACAGCTCATCGGTCGGGATCAGATCCTGTTCGTCTACCTGTTCGCCTTCTGCATCGGCTTCGCCACCACCATGGCGGAGCCGGCACTGATCGCCATTGGCGAGAAGGCGGAGGAGGCGGCCAAGGGGCAGCTCAAGGGCAACGTCATTCGCCTGCTGGTGGCTCTGGGCGTGGCCATCGGGATTACCATCGGGGTGCACCGCATCATCACCGGTGATTCCATCCATTACTACATCATGGGCGGCTATGCCGTGGTCATTCTGCTGACCTGGCTGTCGCCGAAGTACATCGTGGCGCTGGCCTTCGATCTCGGCGGCGTGACCACCTCGGAGGTCACCGTACCCCTGGTCACGGCGCTGGGCATCGGCCTGGCCACCCATATCGAAGGGCGCAGCGTGCTGATCGACGGCTTCGGCCTGATTGCGTTCGCGTCCATTTTCCCGATCATTACCGTCATGCTCTACGCTATTTCCGTGGAGCTCGTCGCCAAGGCGAGAGGAGGTGCGACATGA
- a CDS encoding cation-transporting P-type ATPase has protein sequence MSQQKTGSERPAPPWYARTASDAVATLESDRDGLSTSEAERRREEYGDNRLKPPEKAGPLVRFLRHFHNILIYILIAAAVGTAFLGHWVDTGVILAVVLINTLIGFIQEGRAEKALDAIRQMLSPTALVIRDGQRREIPAEQIVPGDAVVLQAGDKVPADLRLLHAKNLRIEEAVLTGESVPVEKGVDPVDAEADLGDRACMAYSGTLVTFGRGTGLVVATGEQTEIGRISGMLSEVEGLETPLVRQMEQFGRWLAAVIVAISAVTFAFGYWVRSYPLDEMFLAAASLAVSSIPEGLPAIMTIALAIGVQKMARRNAIIRRLPGVETLGSVSMICSDKTGTLTRNEMTVQSVALAGAMVDVDGVGYAPEGGFRRADETIEADGDPVLAETVLASLLCNDAQVYRRDDQWIMEGDPTEGALMTLALKAGLDPDHSRRQQPRTDAIPFESDHKYMATLHHDHEGHGVIYLKGAPERVLSLCDAQVTAVGEQSLDADAWRQVMDDIAQRGQRLLAVARRRTGAEQVSLNYEDVESGGFAMLAVLGIMDPPRDEAITAVAECRAAGVRVKMITGDHLVTASAVGRLLGIGGDGRAMAGHELDEMDDERLRDAARDTDVFARTTPEHKLRLVQALQARGGIVAMTGDGVNDAPALKRADVGVAMGNKGTEAAKEASEMVLADDNFASIAHAVEEGRTVYDNIRKAILHMLPTNAGQSLTIMMAILMGLALPLTPVQVLWVNMVTSVTLAMALAFEPSEPGVMRRPPRDPAAPLLSGFLLWRIPFVAILLWLGTFGHFVWMEEIVGAPAEVARTVAINTLVAGQAFYLLNLRLIHQPVLVDGAIFRSRAMWLAIGVLVLLQLAFTYAPIMHTLFGTTAIGAADWARIITFGGAVFVIVELEKMVLRRLSWVQTG, from the coding sequence ATGTCGCAACAGAAAACAGGCAGCGAACGGCCGGCTCCACCGTGGTATGCGCGCACCGCCTCGGATGCGGTAGCGACGCTGGAATCGGACCGCGACGGCCTCTCCACCAGCGAAGCGGAGCGCCGACGGGAGGAGTACGGTGACAATCGCCTGAAGCCCCCGGAGAAGGCCGGCCCGCTGGTCCGCTTTCTGCGGCATTTCCATAACATCCTCATCTACATCCTGATCGCCGCGGCGGTGGGCACGGCGTTCCTCGGGCACTGGGTGGACACGGGCGTCATCCTCGCCGTGGTGCTGATCAACACCCTCATCGGCTTCATCCAGGAAGGGCGCGCGGAGAAGGCGTTGGACGCCATTCGTCAGATGCTCTCGCCCACGGCGCTGGTGATCCGCGACGGCCAGCGGCGCGAGATCCCCGCCGAGCAGATCGTGCCGGGGGATGCGGTGGTCCTGCAGGCCGGTGACAAGGTGCCGGCGGACCTCCGCCTGCTCCACGCCAAGAACCTGCGCATCGAGGAGGCGGTGCTCACCGGCGAATCCGTGCCGGTGGAGAAGGGCGTGGATCCCGTGGACGCAGAGGCGGACCTCGGTGACCGTGCCTGCATGGCCTACTCCGGGACCCTGGTGACCTTCGGTCGCGGCACGGGCCTGGTGGTGGCCACCGGCGAGCAGACCGAGATCGGCCGCATTTCCGGGATGCTCAGCGAGGTGGAGGGGCTGGAGACGCCGCTGGTGCGGCAGATGGAGCAGTTCGGCCGCTGGCTGGCGGCGGTGATCGTGGCCATTTCGGCCGTCACCTTCGCCTTCGGCTACTGGGTGCGGTCCTATCCCCTGGACGAGATGTTCCTGGCCGCGGCCAGCCTGGCGGTGTCGTCCATACCCGAAGGGCTGCCGGCGATCATGACCATCGCCCTGGCCATCGGTGTGCAGAAAATGGCGCGGCGCAATGCCATCATCCGGCGTCTCCCGGGGGTGGAGACCCTGGGCTCGGTGTCCATGATCTGCTCCGACAAGACCGGCACCCTGACCCGTAATGAAATGACCGTCCAGAGCGTTGCGCTGGCCGGTGCCATGGTGGATGTGGATGGTGTGGGCTATGCCCCCGAGGGCGGGTTCCGGCGCGCTGATGAGACCATCGAGGCGGACGGTGACCCGGTTCTGGCGGAAACCGTGCTGGCCTCACTGCTGTGCAACGATGCGCAGGTGTATCGCAGGGACGATCAATGGATCATGGAGGGTGATCCCACCGAGGGTGCCCTGATGACCCTGGCGCTCAAGGCCGGCCTCGATCCGGACCACAGCCGTCGGCAACAGCCTCGCACCGATGCCATTCCGTTCGAGTCCGATCACAAGTACATGGCCACCCTGCATCACGACCATGAAGGCCATGGCGTGATCTATCTCAAGGGGGCGCCGGAGCGGGTGCTCTCGCTCTGCGATGCGCAGGTCACTGCCGTCGGTGAACAGTCTCTGGACGCAGACGCCTGGCGGCAGGTCATGGATGACATCGCCCAGCGGGGACAGCGCCTGCTGGCGGTGGCGCGGCGGCGTACCGGTGCCGAGCAGGTCAGTCTGAACTACGAGGATGTGGAAAGCGGTGGCTTCGCCATGCTGGCGGTGCTGGGAATCATGGACCCGCCCCGGGACGAGGCGATCACCGCCGTGGCCGAGTGCCGCGCAGCCGGCGTTCGGGTGAAGATGATTACCGGCGACCACCTGGTGACGGCCAGCGCTGTGGGCCGTCTGCTGGGTATCGGCGGTGATGGCCGGGCCATGGCCGGGCATGAACTGGACGAAATGGATGACGAAAGGTTGCGTGATGCGGCGCGGGATACCGACGTGTTCGCCCGCACCACCCCGGAACACAAACTGCGGCTGGTGCAGGCCTTGCAGGCCCGGGGCGGAATCGTCGCGATGACCGGCGACGGCGTCAACGACGCCCCGGCGCTCAAGCGGGCCGACGTGGGCGTGGCCATGGGCAACAAGGGCACCGAGGCGGCCAAGGAGGCCTCGGAGATGGTGCTGGCCGACGACAATTTTGCCTCCATTGCCCACGCGGTGGAAGAAGGCCGCACGGTCTACGACAACATCCGCAAGGCCATCCTGCACATGCTGCCCACCAATGCCGGGCAGTCGTTGACCATCATGATGGCCATTCTCATGGGCCTGGCCCTGCCGCTCACGCCGGTGCAGGTGCTGTGGGTGAACATGGTGACCTCGGTGACCCTGGCCATGGCTCTCGCCTTCGAGCCCAGCGAGCCGGGGGTGATGCGCCGACCGCCCCGGGACCCGGCGGCGCCGCTGCTGTCGGGTTTTCTGCTCTGGCGCATCCCGTTCGTGGCGATTCTGCTGTGGCTCGGGACGTTCGGCCACTTTGTCTGGATGGAAGAGATCGTCGGGGCGCCGGCCGAAGTCGCCCGCACCGTGGCCATCAACACGCTGGTGGCCGGCCAGGCCTTCTACCTGCTCAACCTGCGGTTGATCCACCAGCCGGTGCTGGTGGACGGTGCCATCTTCCGCAGTCGGGCCATGTGGCTCGCCATTGGCGTGTTGGTGCTGCTGCAACTGGCATTCACTTACGCCCCGATCATGCATACCCTGTTCGGCACCACCGCCATTGGTGCGGCCGACTGGGCGCGCATCATCACGTTCGGGGGCGCGGTGTTCGTGATCGTGGAGCTAGAGAAGATGGTCTTGCGTCGGTTGTCGTGGGTACAGACAGGATAG
- a CDS encoding alpha/beta fold hydrolase, whose translation MSREQTSSPEEHRYSVNGVTLSCFEWPADRDHASEPPVLLVHATGFHARCWDQVVSRLDGRRVLAVDMRGHGRSAKQAPLTWDVFGEDLAQLVRLLGLDGAVGVGHSMGAHSLVQAAAANRGAFRRLLLLDPVIFPPDRYVPDQLPGDYRDHPTARRRNQWSSWEAMYERFTNRAPFCHWENAVLEDYCRWGLVPAEDGDGYVLACPPWVEASVYVNSLGADIHAQVAGLPVPVTVVRAKAPPAQRESMDFSSSPTWPDLAASFPNGRDLHLPGHSHFIPMEDPDLVADLIVDDQGV comes from the coding sequence ATGTCGCGTGAACAAACATCCTCTCCCGAGGAACACCGTTATTCAGTCAATGGTGTGACGTTGTCGTGTTTCGAATGGCCTGCGGACCGGGACCATGCGTCCGAGCCGCCGGTGCTGCTGGTCCATGCCACCGGGTTTCATGCGCGCTGCTGGGATCAGGTAGTGTCGCGCCTGGACGGGCGCCGCGTGCTTGCCGTCGATATGCGCGGGCACGGTCGCAGTGCCAAACAGGCACCCTTGACCTGGGATGTGTTCGGCGAGGACCTGGCGCAGCTGGTCCGCCTGCTGGGGCTGGACGGTGCCGTGGGGGTTGGCCATTCCATGGGCGCGCACTCCCTGGTCCAGGCTGCGGCCGCGAATCGCGGAGCCTTCCGCCGGCTGCTGTTACTGGATCCTGTGATTTTTCCGCCGGATCGGTACGTGCCCGACCAGCTTCCCGGGGATTATCGCGATCATCCCACTGCACGCCGGAGGAACCAGTGGTCGTCCTGGGAGGCCATGTATGAGCGTTTCACGAATCGTGCCCCGTTCTGTCACTGGGAAAATGCGGTGCTGGAGGACTACTGTCGCTGGGGGTTGGTGCCGGCAGAGGACGGCGATGGTTACGTGCTGGCGTGTCCGCCCTGGGTGGAAGCATCGGTGTACGTCAACAGCCTGGGTGCCGACATCCACGCACAGGTTGCGGGCTTGCCGGTGCCCGTGACGGTGGTGCGTGCCAAGGCGCCACCGGCGCAGCGGGAGTCCATGGACTTCTCAAGCTCACCGACCTGGCCGGACCTGGCTGCGTCGTTTCCCAATGGCCGTGATCTGCATCTGCCCGGTCACAGCCACTTCATACCCATGGAAGACCCCGATCTGGTCGCGGATCTGATTGTTGATGACCAGGGCGTATGA
- a CDS encoding DUF2845 domain-containing protein, which translates to MKSIVLAVLLLAASGTVAADHMRCGNDLVLKGDHVSQVHSKCGEPVRTTRLENEFGARVGKREMYDSAHGTGNHVVTYRDERVVSIERLRSR; encoded by the coding sequence ATGAAATCGATTGTGCTGGCCGTGTTACTGCTCGCCGCCTCCGGTACCGTCGCCGCTGACCACATGCGCTGTGGCAACGACCTCGTTCTGAAGGGCGATCATGTGTCCCAGGTGCATTCCAAGTGTGGTGAACCGGTCCGGACCACCCGACTCGAGAACGAGTTCGGCGCCAGGGTGGGTAAGCGGGAGATGTATGACAGTGCCCATGGCACCGGGAATCATGTAGTCACCTACCGCGATGAGCGCGTCGTGTCCATCGAGCGGTTAAGGAGCCGCTGA
- a CDS encoding DJ-1/PfpI family protein — MPAKKILMLCGNFAEDYETMVPFQALLAVGHQVDAVCPDKSAGDTIATAIHDFEGDQTYTEKRGHNFTLNATFAEINAANYDALLIPGGRAPEYLRLDERVLAIVRTFAADRKPVAAICHAAQLLAAAGVLEGMKCSAYPACRPDVELAHGQYAEIAIDEAHTDQWLVTGPAWPAHPAWISQFLKVLGTRIEL; from the coding sequence ATGCCTGCCAAGAAGATTCTGATGCTCTGTGGCAACTTCGCCGAGGACTACGAGACCATGGTGCCCTTCCAGGCGCTACTGGCCGTCGGCCACCAGGTGGATGCCGTATGCCCGGACAAGAGCGCCGGCGACACCATCGCCACCGCGATTCACGACTTCGAGGGTGACCAGACCTATACCGAGAAGCGGGGACACAATTTCACCCTCAACGCCACCTTTGCCGAGATCAATGCGGCCAACTACGATGCCCTGCTGATCCCGGGCGGACGGGCACCGGAATACCTGCGGCTGGACGAGCGCGTTCTGGCCATCGTGCGCACATTTGCCGCTGATCGCAAACCGGTGGCGGCCATTTGCCACGCGGCGCAACTCCTGGCCGCCGCCGGCGTCCTGGAAGGCATGAAGTGTTCCGCCTACCCGGCCTGCCGGCCGGATGTGGAACTCGCACATGGCCAGTACGCAGAGATCGCCATCGACGAGGCCCATACCGACCAGTGGCTGGTAACCGGGCCGGCCTGGCCCGCGCATCCGGCGTGGATCAGCCAGTTCCTGAAGGTGCTGGGCACACGCATCGAGCTGTAA
- a CDS encoding ribbon-helix-helix domain-containing protein, with the protein MCQIFVSADPQLYSRRSRSLRLHGAVTCIRLENLFWQVLEEIAGRDNLSLSQLITRLYDEIIEARGDVENFSSFLRVSCLRYLALQADGAIPGDTSIPIRSLDTHTVLSRDRFRQSGQNVPNRVTA; encoded by the coding sequence ATGTGTCAGATCTTTGTCTCCGCGGATCCACAACTCTACAGCCGCCGTTCCCGCTCGCTGCGCCTGCACGGCGCCGTCACCTGTATCCGCCTGGAAAACCTGTTCTGGCAGGTGCTTGAGGAGATCGCCGGGCGGGACAACCTGTCTTTGAGCCAGCTGATCACCCGGCTCTACGACGAGATCATCGAGGCACGGGGCGATGTCGAGAATTTCTCGTCCTTCCTGCGGGTGAGTTGCCTTCGCTACCTGGCCCTCCAGGCGGATGGTGCCATTCCGGGTGACACGAGCATTCCCATCCGCTCCCTGGACACCCACACGGTGCTGTCGCGGGATCGGTTCAGGCAATCGGGGCAGAACGTGCCGAACCGAGTGACGGCATAG